The following coding sequences are from one Cygnus atratus isolate AKBS03 ecotype Queensland, Australia chromosome 15, CAtr_DNAZoo_HiC_assembly, whole genome shotgun sequence window:
- the ERI2 gene encoding LOW QUALITY PROTEIN: ERI1 exoribonuclease 2 (The sequence of the model RefSeq protein was modified relative to this genomic sequence to represent the inferred CDS: deleted 1 base in 1 codon) — protein sequence MATKRLARQLGLARSSGRARSGAAAAQRFGHLVVVDLEATCWRGERRHSPEIIEFPAVLLNTATGEIEAEFHTYVQPQEHPVLSEFCMELTGITQNQVNEGVPLNICLSQFLKWIQKIQQEKKIVFSSDILNNSTSEAKPGTFVTWTDWDLGVCLQYECKRKQLRKPDILNSWIDLKATYKAFYNRKPKGLNGALQDLGLTFAGREHSGLDDSRNTARLAWRMICDGCVLKITKSLDKAYLKKNLISRTLNANFTDKTPLGSNSRPETSRERTCKTNSLAEKNHNSIAGIIMNSNVQNEEQQTTCTDSSADIHVASSSSLRTDLNNQAQSSLSVSTDRLPLPLGHVQQSHSNLSTGIQQGLNGHIMSTTRYSSPVHGSGLVLVSTTVSSVNISTEDISTSSDCLPLLADWEDVALIPESQSKQKSDCVEFKDGSSMDILTVFEEETIPKQSAVMSSDNQSSGETVVPVEPLKSIIYKSPDTTIYNVGTVQGQTSNLSAFKLPPAKVNAISSQSTSMKNNSTPFEVPKRKPTSPKMFPPAKKRSFSIYQEKNASFDHSLRSSNLSKVSHAILNSTVNLNQSVTAVKNEKPTPPLCNCGRRAKRLYVSNAGPNHGKAFFCCPVGKHDSHKKGCGYFKWENAFLKEKTNVLTLNAGASTSLGTCPSTLGNSSNKRRLFLRPSMRT from the exons ATGGCCACCAAGCGCCTGGCCAG gcagctggggctggcgaGGAGCAGCGGGCGagcgcggagcggagcggcggcggcgcagcgCTTCGGACACCTGGTGGTCGTGGACCTGGAAGCCACCTGCTGGCGGGGCGAGCGGCGCCACAGCCCCGAGATCA TTGAATTTCCAGCAGTCCTGCTGAACACTGCCACAGGAGAGATCGAAGCTGAGTTCCACACCTACGTCCAGCCCCAAGAGCATCCTGTGCTCTCCGAGTTCTGTATGGAACTGACCGGCATAACACAG AATCAAGTCAATGAAGGGGTCCCTCTAAACATCTGTTTATCGCAGTTTTTGAAATGGATTCAAAAGATacaacaggagaagaaaattgtaTTCAGTTCAGATATTCTAAATAATTCTActtcagaagcaaaaccagGTACCTTTGTCACTTGGACAG aTTGGGACCTGGGTGTGTGCTTGCAGTATGAGTGTAAAAGGAAGCAGTTGCGAAAACCTGACATCTTAAATTCCTGGATTGATCTCAAAGCAACATATAAG GCCTTCTATAATAGAAAGCCTAAAGGACTAAACGGTGCTTTGCAGGATTTGGGGCTAACTTTTGCAGGACGGGAACATTCTG GGTTGGATGATTCTCGGAATACTGCCCGTCTTGCTTGGAGGATGATTTGTGACGGATGTGTGTTGAAAATTACTAAATCTTTGGATAAG GCATATCTGaagaagaatttaatttctaGAACACTGAATGCAAACTTCACTGACAAGACTCCACTGGGAAGTAACAGCAGACCCGAAACATCAAGAGAGAGAACTTGTAAAACAAACTCTCTGGCAGAgaaaaaccacaacagtattGCAGGAATTATCATGAATTCTAACGTACAAAATGAAGAACAGCAGACCACTTGCACCGATTCCTCTGCAGACATCCATGTTGCATCTAGCAGCAGCTTGAGGACTGACTTAAACAATCAAGCCCAAAGCTCTTTGTCAGTGTCTACTGACAgacttcctcttcctcttggACATGTGCAGCAATCTCACAGTAATTTATCAACAGGCATTCAGCAAGGATTGAACGGGCATATTATGAGTACAACCAGATACAGCTCTCCAGTACATGGATCAGGACTAGTACTTGTCTCCACTACCGTCTCCTCAGTTAACATCTCCACTGAGGATATCAGTACTAGTTCTGATTGTTTACCTCTGCTGGCTGACTGGGAAGATGTAGCTTTAATACCAGAATCTCaatccaaacaaaaatcagactgtGTTGAATTTAAAGATGGCTCAAGTATGGATATTTTAACAGTGTTTGAAGAAGAAACAATTCCAAAGCAATCAGCTGTGATGAGTTCAGATAATCAAAGTTCAGGGGAAACTGTTGTACCCGTGGAACCTCTCAAATCTATCATTTACAAAAGTCCTGATACTACTATCTATAATGTAGGAACAGTACAAGGGCAGACTTCAaatctttcagcttttaaattaCCACCTGCAAAGGTAAATGCTATTTCATCACAATCAacatcaatgaaaaataattctactCCTTTTGAGGTTCCTAAAAGAAAGCCAACTAGTCCAAAAATGTTCCCACCAGCGAAGAAACGGTCTTTCTCTatatatcaagaaaaaaatgcatcttttgaTCATTCTTTAAGAAGTTCAAACTTGTCCAAAGTGTCTCATGCCATTCTGAACTCCACAGTCAATCTGAATCAGTCTGTaacagctgtgaaaaatgaaaaaccaacTCCCCCTCTGTGTAACTGTGGTCGAAGAGCTAAAAGGCTGTATGTATCAAATGCTGGTCCAAATCAtggcaaagca tttttttgttgtcctgTTGGCAAGCATGACAGTCATAAGAAAGGTTGTGGATACTTCAAGTGGGAAAATGCCtttctaaaagagaaaactaaTGTTCTCACCCTGAATGCAGGTGCCTCGACCTCTCTTGGAACTTGCCCCAGTACTTTAGGAAATTCTTCCAACAAAAGACGTTTGTTCCTTAGGCCATCTATGAgaacttga
- the LOC118249062 gene encoding acyl-coenzyme A synthetase ACSM3, mitochondrial-like, with amino-acid sequence MHFLLKVPSAVSLHAALRKSLQLCSQSYTVSTSFSYEAIKQQYRPEVPEYFNFASDVLDRWTEIEKEGKKTKNPALWWVDGDGEEVKWSFEELGVLSRKVANVLSDVCGLQRGDRVLLILPRIPEWWLVNVACLRTGTVLIPGTQQLTAKDILYRLQKSKAKCIITDDFVAPAVDSVGAECQSLKFKLLVSEGHREGWLNFKDLLKNAPSSHQCVTTKHQDPMAIYFTSGTTGYPKMTEHSHSSYGIGFTVSGRYWLDLTPSDIFWSTSDTGWAKAPWTSVFSTWIQGACVFVHKMPQFNPVTVFESLSRYPITVFCSPPTAYRMFVQHKLSSYTFKSLRHCVSGGEPINPDVMEKWKVQTGLDIHEGYGQTETVLVCANFKGMKIKPGSMGKSSPTYDVKIIDENGNILSPGKEGDIAIRVKPTRPPFLFTCYTDDPEKTEATIHGDFYVTGDRGIIDEDGYFWFVGRSDDVITSAGYRIGPFEVESALLEHPAVVESAVVSSPDPIRGEVVKAFVVLTSDYVSRDPEEMMKELQDHVKKVTAPYKYPRKMEFVQQLPKTVSGKIRRNELRQKEWRK; translated from the exons ATGCATTTTCTACTGAAGGTCCCGAGTGCTGTATCTCTGCATGCTGCCCTGAGAAAATCTCTCCAGCTTTGCAGTCAGAGCTACACGGTTTCCACCTCTTTTAGTTATGAAGCCATAAAACAACAGTACAGACCAGAGGTGCCGGAGTACTTCAACTTTGCAAGCGATGTGCTGGACAGATGGACTGAAATAGAAAAG gagggaaaaaaaactaaaaatcctGCGTTATGGTGGGTAGATGGTGATGGAGAAGAGGTAAAATGGAGCTTTGAGGAGCTGGGAGTCCTTTCCAGGAAAGTAGCTAATGTACTCTCCGATGTCTGTGGTCTGCAACGGGGAGACAGAGTTCTTCTTATTCTGCCCCGGATCCCAGAGTGGTGGCTGGTGAATGTGGCTTGCTTGAGAACAG GAACTGTCCTGATTCCTGGAACGCAGCAGTTGACAGCGAAGGACATTCTCTATCGACTACAGAAATCCAAGGCAAAGTGCATCATCACTGATGATTTTGTGGCACCAGCTGTAGATTCAGTTGGGGCTGAATGCCAGTCTCTGAAATTCAAGTTGCTTGTGTCAGAGGGCCACAGAGAAGGATGGCTGAACTTTAAAGATCTCCTGAA aaatgctcCGTCTAGTCACCAGTGTGTGACCACAAAGCATCAAGATCCAATGGCCATCTATTTTACCAGTGGAACTACAGGATACCCCAAAATGACTGAACATTCCCACAGCAGCTATGGTATTGGCTTCACAGTAAGTGGAAG GTACTGGCTGGACTTGACTCCTTCAGATATATTTTGGAGCACATCAGACACAGGCTGGGCAAAGGCACCTTGGACCAGTGTTTTTTCGACGTGGATTCAAGGGGCATGTGTATTTGTACATAAAATGCCACAGTTCAACCCAGTTACTGTCTTTGAG AGTCTGTCAAGATACCCCATAACTGTCTTTTGTTCTCCTCCAACCGCATATCGAATGTTTGTGCAACATAAACTGTCCAG CTATACATTCAAAAGTCTGCGTCACTGTGTGAGTGGTGGGGAGCCGATCAACCCCGATGtgatggaaaaatggaaagtgCAGACTGGGCTGGATATTCATGAAGGCTATGGACAGACAGAAACA GTGCTGGTCTGTGCAAATTTTAAGGGAATGAAAATTAAGCCTGGTAGTATGGGAAAATCATCTCCAACATATGATGTCAAG attatagATGAAAACGGTAATATTCTGTCTCCTGGAAAAGAAGGAGATATTGCCATCAGAGTAAAACCTACAAGaccaccttttctttttacttgctATACT GATGATccagagaaaacagaggcaACAATACATGGGGATTTTTATGTTACTGGAGACAGGGGGATTATAGATGAAGACGGATACTTCTGGTTTGTTGGAAGATCTGATGATGTCATTACTTCTGCTGG atacCGTATTGGACCATTTGAAGTAGAAAGTGCCCTATTAGAGCATCCCGCAGTGGTGGAATCAGCAGTAGTCAGCAGTCCAGACCCCATCAGGGGAGAG GTAGTGAAAGCCTTTGTTGTTTTAACATCTGACTATGTTTCACGTGATCCAGAAGAAATGATGAAAGAGCTACAGGACCATGTTAAGAAAGTTACTGCTCCATACAAGTATCCTCGGAAG ATGGAGTTTGTTCAACAGTTGCCAAAAACTGTTAGTGGGAAGATCCGAAGAAATGAACTACGCCAGAAGGAGTGGAGAAAATAG
- the THUMPD1 gene encoding THUMP domain-containing protein 1, giving the protein MATAEPVAARKRRPKGHFAAARAKRPRGGGRQLEAGMRGILITCNMNERKCVGEAYSLLGEYGDLLYGPEQFSDPEERLSGSEGEEDEDDVEAALKKEVDQIRTSTEQKLRRFQSVESGANNVVFIRTRGIEPENLVHHILKDMHATKKKKTRVILRMLPISGTCKAFMEDMKKYTETFFEPWFKAPNKGTFQIVYKARNNSHMSREEVIKELAGIVGSLNPENKVDLNNPQYTIVVEIIKNVCCLSVVRDYVLFRKYNLQEVVKSNKEDAQQNPSTVTEELNLTVVKPETEEEKSSEEVKQENKSEGEIQAESKGNDTLTV; this is encoded by the exons ATGGCCACGGCGGAGCCGGTGGCGGCGCGGAAGCGGCGACCCAAGGGCCACTTCGCGGCGGCGAGGGCCAagcggccccgcggcggcgggCGACAGCTGGAGGCCGGCATGCGCGGCATCCTCATCACCTGCAACATGAACGAGCGCAAGTGCGTGGGGGAGGCCTACAGCCTGCTCGGCGAGTACGGGGACCTGCTCTACGGGCCCGAGCAG TTTTCAGATCCCGAGGAGCGGCTCTCTGGAAGCGAGGGGGAAGAGGATGAAGATGATGTTGAGGCTGCCCTGAAGAAGGAGGTCGATCAGATCCGCACCTCGACGGAGCAGAAGCTGCGGCGGTTCCAGTCGGTGGAGAGCGGCGCCAACAACGTGGTCTTCATAAGGACCCGGGGCATAG AACCTGAAAACCTGGTGCACCATATATTAAAGGACATGCATGCtactaaaaagaagaaaacaagagtCATTCTGCGCATGCTGCCCATTTCTGGAACTTGCAAGGCTTTTAtggaagacatgaaaaaatacacagaaacattttttgagCCCTGGTTTAAAGCCCCTAATAAGGGTACTTTCCAGATTGTTTACAAAGCTCGTAATAACAGTCATATGAGTAGGGAAGAAGTAATTAAGGAATTGGCAG GAATTGTGGGCAGCCTCAATCCAGAAAACAAAGTTGACCTTAATAACCCACAATATACAATTGTGGTGGAAATAATAAAGAACGTCTGTTGCTTGAGTGTGGTGAGAGACTATGTTCTATTCAGAAAATACAATCTACAAGAGGTAGTAAAGAGCAACAAAGAAGATGCACAACAAAATCCATCAACTGTGACAGAAGAACTGAACTTGACGGTAGTAAAACCAGAAACTGAGGAGGAAAAGAGCTCAGAAGAAGTAAAACAAGAGAATAAGAGTGAAGGTGAAATACAAGCTGAGTCCAAGGGGAATGATACGCTGACAGTGTAG
- the LOC118249223 gene encoding acyl-coenzyme A synthetase ACSM4, mitochondrial-like: protein MKILLEIQVLRSSWSIQTLYRLFHQCHKTFAPLNLSDYEAISRCEQEVPEYFNFAGDVLDKWSQIEKERKEPSNPALWWINGKGGERKWSFEELGFESRKVANVLSGPCGLQRGDRIIVILPRIPEWWLLNTACMRTGVVFIPGTTQLTAKDICYRLLASKAKCIVTIDELAPAVDSVASKCQFLKTKLIVSESRRAEWLNFSDLFKAASAVHNCVKTRSQDPMTIYFTSGTTGFPKMVEHSYGSFGLGFFICGRYWMNLTPSDIVWNMSDTGWIKAAIGNVFGPWFQGTCVFVHAMPQFDPKVILNTLCRYPVTTLCSAPTVYRMLVQHDLTRYAFKTLKHCLSGGEPVNPEVMEQWKSQTGLNIYEGYGQTEIGMICGNMKGMKIKPGSLGKAAPPYDVQIIDEKGSVLPPGKEGDIAIKIDAKRPFTFFTRYVDDPVKTASTIRGNFYITGDRGSMDEDGYIWFMGRSDDVIISSGYRIGPFEVESALIEHPAVVESAVVSSPDPIRGEVVKAFVVLSPSFKAQDLKKLACELQDHVKKVTAPYKYPRKIEFVEQLPKTITGKIRRSELRNKERGQI from the exons ATGAAGATTTTACTTGAAATTCAAGTGTTGCGGTCTTCATGGAGCATCCAGACACTCTACAGATTATTCCACCAGTGTCATAAGACTTTTGCACCTTTGAATCTCTCAGATTATGAAGCCATCAGTCGTTGTGAACAGGAAGTGCCTGAGTACTTCAATTTTGCAGGTGATGTGCTGGACAAGTGGTCTCAAATAGAAAAG GAACGAAAGGAACCATCAAACCCAGCTCTGTGGTGGATAAATGGAAAAGGAGGTGAAAGGAAATGGAGCTTTGAAGAGCTGGGCTTTGAGTCACGAAAAGTGGCCAATGTGCTCTCTGGCCCGTGTGGTCTGCAAAGAGGAGACCGAATTATAGTGATTCTACCCCGAATCCCAGAGTGGTGGCTGCTGAATACGGCTTGTATGCGAACAG GTGTTGTCTTCATCCCAGGGACAACACAGCTGACAGCAAAAGACATTTGCTATAGATTGCTGGCTTCCAAGGCTAAGTGTATTGTTACAATTGATGAGCTTGCTCCTGCGGTGGACTCAGTTGCATCCAAGTGccagtttctgaaaacaaagctaattgtatctgaaagcagaagagctGAGTGGCTTAACTTCAGTGATTTGTTCAA GGCTGCCTCTGCTGTCCATAACTGCGTGAAGACAAGAAGCCAGGATCCAATGACAATCTATTTTACTAGTGGTACCACAGGCTTCCCCAAAATGGTTGAACATTCCTATGGAAGCTTTGGTCTGGGTTTTTTTATCTGTGGAAG ATATTGGATGAATTTGACTCCCTCAGACATCGTGTGGAACATGTCAGACACTGGCTGGATAAAGGCAGCTATTGGGAATGTTTTTGGTCCATGGTTCCAGGGTACATGCGTTTTCGTACATGCTATGCCACAGTTTGATCCAAAAGTAATCTTAAAT aCCTTGTGCAGGTATCCAGTGACCACTCTGTGCAGCGCCCCAACTGTCTACCGTATGTTGGTACAGCACGACCTCACCAG GTACGCATTCAAGACACTGAAGCACTGTTTGAGTGGAGGGGAACCAGTCAACCCAGAAGTGATGGAACAGTGGAAAAGCCAAACAGGACTGAATATCTATGAAGGCTATGGCCAAACAGAAATT GGAATGATATGTGGAAAtatgaaaggaatgaaaattaaGCCAGGTTCCTTGGGCAAGGCAGCTCCCCCCTATGATGTTCAG ATTATAGATGAAAAAGGCAGTGTTCTGCCTCCTGGGAAAGAAGGAGACATTGCTATCAAAATTGATGCCAAGCGGCCGTTCACTTTTTTCACTCGATACGTG GATGATCCAGTGAAAACCGCTTCAACAATCCGTGGGAACTTCTATATCACTGGAGACAGAGGGAGCATGGATGAGGATGGTTATATATGGTTTATGGGGAGATCTGATGATGTCATCATCTCCTCTGG GTATCGTATTGGACCATTTGAAGTAGAGAGTGCCCTGATAGAGCACCCAGCTGTTGTTGAGTCAGCTGTTGTCAGCAGCCCAGATCCCATCAGAGGCGAG gTGGTAAAAGCTTTTGTGGTCTTGTCTCCTTCCTTTAAGGCACAAGATCTAAAGAAACTGGCCTGTGAATTGCAAGATCATGTCAAGAAAGTCACTGCTCCATACAAGTACCCCAGAAAG ATTGAATTTGTCGAGCAGCTGCCAAAGACAATCACTGGGAAAATCAGACGGAGTGAACTGAGGAACAAAGAGCGTGGACAGATTTAG